CGGTGTCCCTTCCTGTCTTGTTTCCCGTGAAACCACTGAAGCGGCCCGAGGGAGGCGGCCGCCCAGCCGTTTCATGGTCGTTTCCAGAGCGGCGTTGTAGTCTGCCAGCAGTTGGTCCCAGCTGGCAGCCGCGGCCGCAGGCAGTGCCCGGACCACAATGGCGAACCCGGTACCGTACTGCTGCAACGACAAAGCACCGGCTTCCCTCAGTCTCCTCTTAACGAG
Above is a window of Arthrobacter sp. FB24 DNA encoding:
- the rnpA gene encoding ribonuclease P protein component produces the protein MLATRNRLRTSTDFSTTVRSGVRNGRRNVVLYTVAIAADEPSRIGFIVSKSVGNAVVRNLVKRRLREAGALSLQQYGTGFAIVVRALPAAAAASWDQLLADYNAALETTMKRLGGRLPRAASVVSRETRQEGTPRA